In a genomic window of Prochlorococcus marinus str. GP2:
- a CDS encoding DUF502 domain-containing protein: MVESNQNQETNLGSRLQQDLKNDLIAGLLVVIPLATTIWLSSLVSKFVLTLVTSVPKQLNPFITLNPLLQDLINLTLGLTVPLLAILLIGLMARNFVGRWLLEFGEGTLSKIPVAGAVYKTLKQLLETFLSNKSNRFRRVVLVEYPREGLYSVGFVTGDVGPSLQPELNEKLLSVFIPTAPNPTTGWYTLVPETSVKDLDISVEDAFRTIISAGIVNPDEKNNTSNPTFSKLFSQLRASTNTSS; encoded by the coding sequence TTGGTTGAATCTAATCAAAATCAAGAGACGAACCTAGGATCTAGGCTCCAACAGGATCTAAAAAACGATCTCATTGCCGGCTTGTTGGTTGTAATACCTTTAGCAACAACTATCTGGCTGTCATCATTAGTTAGTAAATTTGTTTTAACGCTTGTTACCTCTGTTCCTAAGCAATTAAATCCTTTTATTACTTTAAATCCTTTATTACAAGATTTAATTAATCTTACTTTGGGATTAACTGTTCCCTTACTAGCTATTTTGCTTATAGGCTTGATGGCAAGAAATTTCGTAGGAAGATGGTTATTAGAATTTGGAGAAGGTACTTTATCAAAAATTCCTGTTGCAGGAGCAGTTTATAAAACCCTTAAACAACTGCTTGAAACTTTCTTAAGTAATAAATCTAATCGATTTAGAAGAGTTGTTTTGGTTGAATATCCACGAGAGGGACTATATAGTGTAGGTTTTGTGACTGGCGATGTTGGTCCCTCTCTTCAGCCAGAATTGAACGAAAAATTGCTCAGTGTCTTTATACCTACAGCACCAAACCCAACTACTGGGTGGTACACTTTGGTTCCTGAAACCTCTGTTAAGGATTTGGATATTTCTGTTGAAGATGCTTTTAGAACGATAATTTCTGCTGGGATAGTCAATCCAGATGAAAAAAATAATACATCAAATCCAACATTTTCAAAATTATTTTCTCAATTGCGTGCTTCCACTAATACTTCTTCTTAA